In Biomphalaria glabrata chromosome 11, xgBioGlab47.1, whole genome shotgun sequence, the following proteins share a genomic window:
- the LOC106055062 gene encoding STE20-related kinase adapter protein alpha-like isoform X1, translating into MSLLNCARAANENKTSKKKPESKPLDAQNDKSLKQKNSKSDQKVSNEMSNQVGIQYLPICHHYELSVVIGKGHSGSSSIFLAKHLPTASLIAIKKINVEVWDRELSYIQNEIILTQQLSHPNILQLHCSFVKGHELWIVMPLMAFGSCRDLIHAYFNSGLPEQAILFILRDVLLAVEYIHQRGIIHRGIKASHVLISKNGQVCLTGLHNSYNTIQNGKKLRKVHDFPIHSVDCLQSFSPELLHQNLAGYNFKSDIYSIGILICELANGQSPFSDMPATQMLLEKLNGTKPKLADSTTVGDFIIDDDGNDDQPGTTQERADVIFFKRTFSQNLHEFTSECLELDVVKRPSATQLLNHSVFKSIKNRPSSSLPSLLQPVTPLTDLAKVPRDLSAEEDDFTRKMSEVSMQEDWTF; encoded by the exons ATGTCTCTCCTa AATTGTGCTCGAGCagccaatgaaaacaaaacatcaaagAAAAAACCTGAAAGTAAACCTTTAGATGCTCAAAACGATAAAAGTTTGAAGCAG AAAAACTCAAAAAGTGACCAGAAGGTTTCTAATGAAATGAGCAATCAGGTTGGGATCCAGTACTTGCCAATTTGTCATCATTATGAACTCTCTGTTGTTATTG GTAAAGGTCACAGTGGATCATCCTCCATATTTTTAGCCAAACATTTACCTACTGCCTCCCTGATagccattaaaaaaatcaatgtagaGGTATGGGACAGGGAGCTGTCTTACATACAG aaTGAAATCATTTTAACACAGCAGCTGTCACACCCCAATATTCTACAACTACACTGCAGCTTCGTCAAAGGGCATGAACTCTGGATTGTCATGCCTTTGATGGCCTTTG GTTCATGTAGAGACCTGATCCATGCATACTTTAACTCCGGTCTGCCTGAACAGgccattttgtttatattaagaGATGTTCTTCTGGCAGTTGAGTACATTCACCAAAGAGGAATAATTCACAG AGGGATAAAAGCCAGTCATGTGTTAATATCAAAAAATGGCCAGGTCTGTTTGACTGGTCTGCACAATTCCTACAACAcaatacaaaatggtaaaaaGCTGCGCAAGGTCCATGATTTCCCAATACATTCAGTGGACTGTCTACAGAGCTTCAGTCCAGAATTGCTGCATCAG AATTTAGCTGGTTACAATTTTAAATCTGATATTTACAGTATTGGAATATTAATTTGTGAGCTTGCAAATGGCCAGTCACCTTTTTCAGATATGCCTGCAACTCAG ATGTTGCTAGAGAAGCTAAATGGAACAAAACCAAAGTTAGCTGACTCTACAACAGTAGGAGATTTTATTATTGATGATG ATGGAAATGATGACCAACCTGGTACAACACAAGAGAGAGCAGATGTCATATTTTTCAAGAGGACATTTTCACAAAACCTGCACGAGTTCACTTCAGAATGTTTAGAACTTGATGTAGTCAAAAG GCCATCCGCCACACAGCTACTCAATCACTCTGTGTTTAAAAGTATCAAAAACAGACCATCATCATCACTTCCGTCACTGCTACAGCCTGTCACCCCACTCACTGACCTTGCCAAAGTACCAAGGG
- the LOC106055062 gene encoding STE20-related kinase adapter protein alpha-like isoform X3 codes for MSNQVGIQYLPICHHYELSVVIGKGHSGSSSIFLAKHLPTASLIAIKKINVEVWDRELSYIQNEIILTQQLSHPNILQLHCSFVKGHELWIVMPLMAFGSCRDLIHAYFNSGLPEQAILFILRDVLLAVEYIHQRGIIHRGIKASHVLISKNGQVCLTGLHNSYNTIQNGKKLRKVHDFPIHSVDCLQSFSPELLHQNLAGYNFKSDIYSIGILICELANGQSPFSDMPATQMLLEKLNGTKPKLADSTTVGDFIIDDDGNDDQPGTTQERADVIFFKRTFSQNLHEFTSECLELDVVKRPSATQLLNHSVFKSIKNRPSSSLPSLLQPVTPLTDLAKVPRDLSAEEDDFTRKMSEVSMQEDWTF; via the exons ATGAGCAATCAGGTTGGGATCCAGTACTTGCCAATTTGTCATCATTATGAACTCTCTGTTGTTATTG GTAAAGGTCACAGTGGATCATCCTCCATATTTTTAGCCAAACATTTACCTACTGCCTCCCTGATagccattaaaaaaatcaatgtagaGGTATGGGACAGGGAGCTGTCTTACATACAG aaTGAAATCATTTTAACACAGCAGCTGTCACACCCCAATATTCTACAACTACACTGCAGCTTCGTCAAAGGGCATGAACTCTGGATTGTCATGCCTTTGATGGCCTTTG GTTCATGTAGAGACCTGATCCATGCATACTTTAACTCCGGTCTGCCTGAACAGgccattttgtttatattaagaGATGTTCTTCTGGCAGTTGAGTACATTCACCAAAGAGGAATAATTCACAG AGGGATAAAAGCCAGTCATGTGTTAATATCAAAAAATGGCCAGGTCTGTTTGACTGGTCTGCACAATTCCTACAACAcaatacaaaatggtaaaaaGCTGCGCAAGGTCCATGATTTCCCAATACATTCAGTGGACTGTCTACAGAGCTTCAGTCCAGAATTGCTGCATCAG AATTTAGCTGGTTACAATTTTAAATCTGATATTTACAGTATTGGAATATTAATTTGTGAGCTTGCAAATGGCCAGTCACCTTTTTCAGATATGCCTGCAACTCAG ATGTTGCTAGAGAAGCTAAATGGAACAAAACCAAAGTTAGCTGACTCTACAACAGTAGGAGATTTTATTATTGATGATG ATGGAAATGATGACCAACCTGGTACAACACAAGAGAGAGCAGATGTCATATTTTTCAAGAGGACATTTTCACAAAACCTGCACGAGTTCACTTCAGAATGTTTAGAACTTGATGTAGTCAAAAG GCCATCCGCCACACAGCTACTCAATCACTCTGTGTTTAAAAGTATCAAAAACAGACCATCATCATCACTTCCGTCACTGCTACAGCCTGTCACCCCACTCACTGACCTTGCCAAAGTACCAAGGG
- the LOC106055062 gene encoding STE20-related kinase adapter protein alpha-like isoform X2: MSLLKNSKSDQKVSNEMSNQVGIQYLPICHHYELSVVIGKGHSGSSSIFLAKHLPTASLIAIKKINVEVWDRELSYIQNEIILTQQLSHPNILQLHCSFVKGHELWIVMPLMAFGSCRDLIHAYFNSGLPEQAILFILRDVLLAVEYIHQRGIIHRGIKASHVLISKNGQVCLTGLHNSYNTIQNGKKLRKVHDFPIHSVDCLQSFSPELLHQNLAGYNFKSDIYSIGILICELANGQSPFSDMPATQMLLEKLNGTKPKLADSTTVGDFIIDDDGNDDQPGTTQERADVIFFKRTFSQNLHEFTSECLELDVVKRPSATQLLNHSVFKSIKNRPSSSLPSLLQPVTPLTDLAKVPRDLSAEEDDFTRKMSEVSMQEDWTF; this comes from the exons ATGTCTCTCCTa AAAAACTCAAAAAGTGACCAGAAGGTTTCTAATGAAATGAGCAATCAGGTTGGGATCCAGTACTTGCCAATTTGTCATCATTATGAACTCTCTGTTGTTATTG GTAAAGGTCACAGTGGATCATCCTCCATATTTTTAGCCAAACATTTACCTACTGCCTCCCTGATagccattaaaaaaatcaatgtagaGGTATGGGACAGGGAGCTGTCTTACATACAG aaTGAAATCATTTTAACACAGCAGCTGTCACACCCCAATATTCTACAACTACACTGCAGCTTCGTCAAAGGGCATGAACTCTGGATTGTCATGCCTTTGATGGCCTTTG GTTCATGTAGAGACCTGATCCATGCATACTTTAACTCCGGTCTGCCTGAACAGgccattttgtttatattaagaGATGTTCTTCTGGCAGTTGAGTACATTCACCAAAGAGGAATAATTCACAG AGGGATAAAAGCCAGTCATGTGTTAATATCAAAAAATGGCCAGGTCTGTTTGACTGGTCTGCACAATTCCTACAACAcaatacaaaatggtaaaaaGCTGCGCAAGGTCCATGATTTCCCAATACATTCAGTGGACTGTCTACAGAGCTTCAGTCCAGAATTGCTGCATCAG AATTTAGCTGGTTACAATTTTAAATCTGATATTTACAGTATTGGAATATTAATTTGTGAGCTTGCAAATGGCCAGTCACCTTTTTCAGATATGCCTGCAACTCAG ATGTTGCTAGAGAAGCTAAATGGAACAAAACCAAAGTTAGCTGACTCTACAACAGTAGGAGATTTTATTATTGATGATG ATGGAAATGATGACCAACCTGGTACAACACAAGAGAGAGCAGATGTCATATTTTTCAAGAGGACATTTTCACAAAACCTGCACGAGTTCACTTCAGAATGTTTAGAACTTGATGTAGTCAAAAG GCCATCCGCCACACAGCTACTCAATCACTCTGTGTTTAAAAGTATCAAAAACAGACCATCATCATCACTTCCGTCACTGCTACAGCCTGTCACCCCACTCACTGACCTTGCCAAAGTACCAAGGG
- the LOC106055063 gene encoding 26S proteasome complex subunit SEM1-like gives MSNQNKMAAPVKPDLGLLEEDDEFEEFPAEDWTGEDEEPDDINVWEDNWDDDNIDDDFSKQLRAELEKQGKSLDSSEPMKT, from the exons atgtcaaaccaaaacaaaatggcAGCCCCCGTGAAACCAGACCTCGGACTTCTGGAAGAAGACGATGAATTTGAAGAATTTCCAGCAGAAG ATTGGACAGGTGAAGATGAAGAACCAGATGATATCAATGTGTGGGAAGATAACTGGGATGATGACAACATTGATGATGACTTCTCTAAGCAGTTGAG GGCAGAGCTAGAAAAGCAAGGGAAAAGCTTGGACAGCTCAGAACCAATGAAGACATAG
- the LOC106055064 gene encoding uncharacterized protein LOC106055064 — MSTPGYPAYYYGDSNTGSVSNLSEGGMRRYASKSSIAGGQSLTGSRSLLYGSRRSLYSTYTMSGMSYVLPIVAKQPDPWRRPNDNWPIAFMSLFVNPIFGIFAILLAEQSKIYYAKCQYLKASQYGSYAKGTAAGGLYCTFITILWILGAVLHEKFRYNY; from the exons ATGTCTACCCCAGGCTATCCAGCATACTACTATGGAGACTCCAACACAGGCAGCGTCTCCAACCTCAGTGAGGGAGGCATGCGTCGTTATGCTTCCAAATCCAGCATTGCTGGTGGTCAGAGCTTAACCGGATCaag ATCTCTGCTGTATGGAAGCAGACGTAGCTTGTACTCCACATATACGATGTCTGGGATGTCCTATGTGCTGCCCATTGTAGCCAAACAGCCAGACCCATGGAGAAGACCAAATGATAATTGGCCCATTGCTTTTATGTCCCTGTTTGTCAACCCAATATTTGGAATCTTTGCAATACTATTGGCTG agCAATCCAAGATTTATTATGCTAAATGTCAATACCTCAAAGCATCACAATATGGATCATATGCCAAAGGGACAGCAGCAGGAGGCCTATACTGTACGTTCATAACAATTTTATGGATCCTAGGAGCGGTGCTGCATGAAAAGTTTCGCTACAATTATTGA